CTTACGGCCGCCACGGCAAGCAGCGCGACAATGATTATGGCAAGCGTAACAATAACCGGTATGTTTCTTTTCATGATTGAGCCTCCTTAACTTTCACTTTCACCTGGTCCTTATCTGCCAGCAGCTGAAGCTGGTTCAATTCCGGCTGGCTGGCTGTCGCTTTCTGAAGTTGGGCGAGTGCATTAGCATAATCAAATTGGGCATCCACATAATTGTATCTTGCCTGGGCCAGATCGGACTGCGCATTTGTAACCTCCACCCAAACAGCGACGCCCGAACTGTAACGGTCATTGGCTATTGCCAGGGCATCTTCGGCAAGTTTGACGGCATGCGCCGTAGTCTTGGTGCGAAGTGCCGCATTTTGAAGATCGAGAGCTGCTTTGCGAACTTCTTTTGCAACTGCAATTTTTTGTTTATTAAGACTTGCAAGTGAGTTTTGAACTTCTGCTCTTGCCTGTCTGACCTTTGCTTTAGTGACACCGCCGTCGCATAAGGGCACATTCAACGTAAGGCCCGCCTGCCACGATGCCTTATCTGTCGTTGTACCGCTAGGATTAAAATCATAACTGGGACCACCGCTAAGGCTCAGCGATGGACGCATACCAGTTTTTTGCAGATTTACATTTGTTTGAGAGAGTGTGACTTGTATCTGCGCAGACTTGATTTCAGGGCGCTTTGCATAGGCCTGATTTACACACTCCGGTATATTCACCGAATCTGTGTCTACCGGCACATCAATTGCTGCCACCTGGGTCGGATTGTTTACATCAATACCAAGCACCGCGTTAAGTGATGACTGTGCCACACGAACATCGTTTTGAGAAGCGATAAGCTGCTGGTTCAGGTTATCGAGATTGACTTCGGCGCTTGTTACGTCATATTTGGCAACAGTACCTTCTTTGAATTTGTCGCTGACAATGTCCAGACTCTGCTTGGCATCATCCACTGAAGCCTGGTTGACAGCCATCTGACCACAGGCTCGGAGCAGATCATAATATGCGCTTTTCACGTCGACTATCAACTGCTCAGAAACAGACACCATAGACAAATATTCAGCCTGGAACTGATACTTTGCAATATCGGACGAGTATCTGAGTTGGTGTGAGACATCAAGCGGCAGAGTAACCGTCAGACCGGCAATATTATCAGGTGATGAAACAAGATCTACCGTTTGCCCACCTGAAGTTACCGTTTGCGTAATAGGTCCCTGAAGCGTAGCGGACAACGTTGCGTTAAAAGTCGGATTAAACTGAGCGCGTGCCTCTTCAACCGATCCTCTGGAACTCTCGACATTGCTCAACGCAGCCTGAATCTCCGGGCTGTTCTTGAATGCGATCTCCAGAGCCTGCTCCAAGGTTATGGGCTCTCTCATGATATCCGGCACCGGCGCAGACGAGACTTCAGGCGCTCGTGTGTTCATTGTCCTTCCGCATGAAGGTCCCGGCGTTGTAATAATATCCGATTTGCAGGGCTCTGCCAGATGTGTTTTTGCTGCCGGAATGCATATTGCTTCCGATTTCACTGCGGCCGGCTTTGGGGGAAGCTCAGGGCCTTTGTCTTGCGGACAGACCGACGGTATGATCGCCTGTGATGGGCTGAACTCCACATCCTGCGCAGTGGTTTCCGCTCCGGCGCAAGCAGAGACGACGCAAAAAACCATCGCTCCGATTGCAACTATCTTAAGTCTGGTCATTTCAACCTCCTACTAAGGTACTGCTTGTATACTGAACGGTCAGTCAATAAGCTGTGCAAAAAATACCTGCCACTTCCTCCAGCAGGTTGTTGTGCTCATCGGGCTGCTGATACCTCAAGCGTTGGATCAGCAGTTATTGGAAATTCCATGTGCCAGAATATCCATTGCAAAATCAATGTCTTTTTCAGGATTCTGATCCTCATCTCCATGCAGATACATCATAATCAGGGAATGCATCAGCCCGTTTATCATATGCACAGCTTTTTGGGGATTCAATTCCCTAATCTCTCCCCGCTCGATTCCCTTCTCCACTATTCTAGCTAGGATATATGAAATTTTGTTAAAATTCTCTCTGGCATGTTCGTCAAATACAAGACTCCCTTCAAGCTCCGCCCGCATGCCTAAACGACCGATATTGGGTCTGTTTATGTGCAACTGCCGAAACTGCTCAATAAAGTGCCGAATCTTCTCAAAGGCATTGCCGTTGAAATCATAAGCACTTTCGGCAGTTCTGATAATATGCTCGCCTCCATCCTTGATAATAGAAATGTAGAGATCACGTTTATCTTTGAAGTAATAATATATTAGTGCTCGTCCTACACCCGCTGACTCTGTGATGTCGGTTATGGATGTTGCATCGTAGCCCTTATCAGCAAAAAGCTGCTCTGCAGCACTCATTATCCGCCGTTTCACATCAGGTTGTGCGCCAGACTTATTTGACATCATGCACATCCTCCGTATCTATAGACTGAACGTTCATTCTAATTGTTCCACACGTAAAATAGATTGTCAATAGGAAAGCCATGAATGGATCTGGGGACACCGAGCATGGGAAAGACGTCGAGCAGTATTTCAACACCTTTCAATGTTAATCCTAGATCCAATCGTCGTTTTCTTATGTGCTCTCCTAAGCAATTTACGCTAAGTAAATTGCACTTCTCAGCATAAAATCCGTATATGTTAAAGTACAATCTCTAATACAAGTTTATGGGCGTAATTTACTTAGTGTCCTTGGCTCGTGTGGATATGCAATCAGAAGTGGCTTTTGAGCTTGAAGCACTATATGGCAAAATGGCAACACAACCCAGCCAGAATTCCCCAAAAAACCGGTATCTTTCAGTTAAATACTGTTCACTGATTGTGATGACAATCAAACTAAACCGACTATCAGCAGTTAGCCATGCATCACAGTTCAATCTTTCTTCCTGATATAAACCCGGTACTCTGAGTTGCACTTGCAGGACGAGCACGGTCTCGCGCCCAATCTCTGAGTTTTTCAATATCTTCTTTCATCGTGCGATACAGAGGGACCGTTGCCCGAATACTAGCCAAGAGAGCATCAGTTGATAGTTCTTGACTCTTGTCAAACACATCGAATAGCGCCGAGGAAACAGCTTCCTCAATCTCGGCTCCGCTGAAGCCATCGGATGCCTCAGCGAGTTGGGGCAAGTCAAACGTCTCAGAATTGCGCCCGCGTTTTTTGATGTGAATTTTGAATATCTCGACTCGGTCGGTTCGATCCGGTAAGTCGACAAAGAATATCTCATCGAAGCGACCTTTGCGGAGCAGTTCCGGCGGCAGTTGAGAAATGTTGTTTGCGGTAGCTATAACAAATACTGGTGCAGTCTTCTCCTGCAGCCAGGTAATAAACGTTCCAAAAACGCGTGAAGTCGTGCCGGCATCCGAGAAAGATGAACTCTGCGTCCCTGCAAAAGCCTTCTCTATTTCGTCCATCCACAATATTGCCGGAGCGACAGACTCCGCGACGCGCATTGCCTGTCTGACATTTTCTTCGGAGGACCCGACAAGACTCGAAAACACTCGGCCCAAGTCGAGTCTTAAGAGTGGAACGCGCCAATAAGAAGCGAGAGCTTTCGCACAAAGACTTTTTCCACAGCCTTGAACGCCGATTAGAAGTGCTCCCTTTGGGGACGGCAGCCCGAACTTTCGAGCTTCGGATGAAAAAGCTGACCGACGCTTTCTGAGCCAATCCTTAAGCTCTTCCATGCCGCCCACATTGCCGAACTCCTCAGATGCCCTGTAATATTCCAGCATTCCAGACTTGCGGATGATCTGCTCTTTCTCCGACAGGATGATCGGAACATCTTTGTCGGAGAGACCGCCTGTCTTTACGAGAGTTTTAGCGAATACGTTCTCTGCCTCGTTAATTGTCAGACCCATCGCCGCGTTAACCAGTGATTCCTTGGAAGCATCACTCAGATTGACATTTAATCCTGCGTTTTTGTTGACCTCGTCTACGGTGTTTTCGAGCAGTTCGGTCACATCCTCGCGTCCGGGCAGGCCGAAATCGATTACACTGATCTCTTTTTCCAGTTCGAACGGCAAACGAAGAGTCGGAGAAACCAATATAAGCGTTTTATAGCTGTTTTTGAGGAATAGCGCCACCTCACGCACCTTGCGAATGACTGCCGGGTCTGAAAGATAAGGATGAAAGTCCTTAAAAACGTATATGGCGGGGTCCATCATATCAAGAACCTGGTTTAGCGCAACAACCGGATCACATGTCTTTGCATCGACATTGCGCTGTGACTGGGGTGATGTGCCATGCGGGACTATTCCACGGCAGACGGACCAGGAAAAGACTTTCTTTTCGCGCTTTGCTGCTATCTCAGCAATTGAATCCTCCACACGTGTCTCCTCCCAACTGACAACATATATTACCGGATATCTGGCCCTGACCAATACCTCTATCTCGTCCAGTGCCGCATTCCTATTTGATTTCTTGGTTTGTTCCGCCATTGTGCTTTCCTCCACATTCAAGCGCTCTTATCACATCTAAAAGCTCGCTATGTAAATGCAATATGCCGACCCGTCCATCAGGTCGAATTGTGACTGTAGTCGATATTTCGCCTTTACCTATACTCCTGTCATTACAACAAGCTGCATAAAGAGGCTTTTTCCAACTTCGAGTGTTTAGACCGTATGACTCAACAATCTCCAACGCCCGCTTTTCTTCATCAGGCAGCAATGAGCGGCACAGCGCCGGATCATCAAGAGCCCCGAAGTATGGAGTGTATTGGAACATTAGATTAAACGGCACACCCGGCAAGTTTTCGCTGACCCACTTGGCAATCGGGATCAAGCAGCAATCAATATGTCCGGGTAACAACAAGTGTCGAATTATCAGGTCACCGGATTCGTAGGCCAGCTTAAAGTTCCGCTTTGCAATAGACACATATCCGTTCACCGCGCCTAAGTCTTTGGCGCACGCGTTGCAGCCGAACTTAAAATCGCCGAGGTAGAGATCAACAATACCATCAAGCAGCCGCATTGTCTGATTGGACATAAAAAAATTCGAATTCCAGACTATTAGCACCGGCGTATCAAGCAACTGAAGAGTACGCAAAATCGTTGGCAGATGGCACGTCGGCTCTCCGCCTATGAGGTTCAGGTTGATCGAGCCTTCGGCATGTCTGGCCGATATCAGCTTTGCAAAATCCTCCGGAACCACGCAATCCCCTAGATCAGAATGCTGAAGCGATTGCCAGCTATAGCAAAACTTGCATCGGAGATTACACCCCGAAAAAAACACTTCATGCGACGGAACCAGCGGAGGCTCTTCTCCCCACAGTATCTGCTCAAAGAAATAGTGACTGTCTCGTCTTATTCCACATATCCCGACTTCACCTGCCTGCCTGTTGGCCCCACACCTATGCTCACACAAATTGCACGATTCGAGCATATGACTTGCTATTTCCGATTTCACATCCAACAAAGAAGTCGAACCGGCATGGTTGCTGTCAATCGAATAATCGAGTGCCGATTCGTGGATATGCCAAAGCTCTTCTACCGCTGCATACCTCTCAACGCTAATATGCCGGTGCGCTGACTGCCAAAAAGCAGGCAATCGTTTTCCAGTGGCGATATGCTTGTAGTTATCCAATTCCATCTGTAGAAACCGCAGCGCGCCTATCTTTTAGCGAACGCATTTCAGCCGGCACTTTGGCACGCGTCGCCGCAGTGTCGTATGTAATAATGCCCTGTTGATAGAGGTCACGCAAGCTGGAGTCCATGCTTTGCATATTTTGCGATTGACTAGTGGCGATGACGTTATACAGCGACTGAGTCTTGTTTTCTCTGATTATATTTCTGACGGCAGGATTAGCTATCATTACCTCAGTTGCCAATATGCGTCCGGGTTTATCCACTCTAGGCAGCAATTGTTGTGATATCACGGCTTCAAGGCTGGAGGCCATTTGCATGCGGACTTGTGTTTGTTGGGCAGGTGGGAAAACATCGATTATTCGGTCAACAGTCTGAGATGCATCAGGTGTATGAAGAGTGCTTATGACGAGATGTCCTGTTTCAGCCGCAGTCAACGCAGTAGCAATAGTCTCGAGATCCCTCATCTCACCAACTGCGATCACATCAGGATCTTGTCTCAGTATATGCACCAACGCTTTGCTGAATGAGTGGGTGTCGGTATGCACCTCCTGTTGAACAATTATACTCCGCTTGTTCGGGTGTACATACTCAATCGGGTCTTCGACCATAATGATCTTGCACCGTCTATCCCGATTGATAAGGTCGATCATTGAGTTCAGAGTGGTTGTTTTGCCGGATCCGGTCGGACCTGTAATCAGTATCAAGCCCGATGGTTTCCTAGTGAGTTCTGCAGCGACAGGAGGTAAATTCAACTCCTCAAGGCTGTAGATATGCGTCATACCCACGCGCACAGATGCTCCCAGTTCGCCTTGCTCGAAGTATATGCTGACTCTGAAGTATCCTACTTCAGGAATCTTCATGGAATAGCACAGCTGCAAGTCCTTAGTAAGCGTCTGTTTCTTCTCCTCAGAAAGTGTGTCAAGCAGCAGCCTACTAGTATCGGCGGGAGTCAGCGAATCGCCATTAGCCACAATTATCTCGCCGTTTATCCTCAAAACCGGCGGAACACCAACCATCAGATGCAGGTCCGATGCGCGTTTATTTACAGCTATCTTTAGTAAATCGATAAGTTCCATTCTTGTCCTATTTTCCTGTTGCTGATTTTCTGCCTATTATTTTCCGATGTTCGGGTGGTCCTGTTATTGCGATCACTCTTCCCAAAATGTTCGATCTCGATATCGTACCGGCATCAAGTATATCTCGAACACTTGGGGCATAATTGAAGTTTGGGACAATCCAATATTCGTTTTTGGCAAGAGCCTTGGCGCACTTGTTATATGATGAAGGCGCAAGGGCTTCTCCATGTGCTCCTGCAATGGGAGGAAGTCGAACATGCGCGATTTGTCCATTGACGCGTACCTTGCTGCCTATCTCTATTCTGTCACCGGGTGAGCCTACCAATTGACCGATGGATAGGACATGATAGTCGTTCCACCGAACTAAACCCACTACTGTGTCGCCTCGTTTCATATTGCCGGCAGACCATAGCAGTAAGGTATCACCACGTTTGAGGTCTGTAGAATAAGGCTCAGCAACTACCGTCATTACTCTCATAAATGGAGCAGCCGCAATCCGAAGAACCCAGTAATTCCCACAATATAAACAAAACACTATCAGTCCAATGCCTATCCACACATAAGATCGATTGCTGATATCTCTCCTGCCAGGCCGAAGTGTGCAGATTGCTGCCGACATCGAAAACATCGACAATGCCAGCAGGCAATACATAAACCAGCCTGAAACTGATGATCTGATAAAGGTGACTGTGAGCACAACCAGAACCATAGAGATGGTCAAAAGCTGCAAACCAGTCAGCTTTCGACCAACGATGTAGATATGTGCAATCCCCGGTACTGCAGAGAGCAATATCAGTCCAAACGTTTTAGGGGTTAGCCAGGTTCGCTGACAACTAAGTCTTTCCAACACAAACTTTGCCCGCTGGCTTGATCTTTCCAGGTCACGCCTCAGCATTCCAAATC
The DNA window shown above is from bacterium and carries:
- a CDS encoding TolC family protein; this translates as MTRLKIVAIGAMVFCVVSACAGAETTAQDVEFSPSQAIIPSVCPQDKGPELPPKPAAVKSEAICIPAAKTHLAEPCKSDIITTPGPSCGRTMNTRAPEVSSAPVPDIMREPITLEQALEIAFKNSPEIQAALSNVESSRGSVEEARAQFNPTFNATLSATLQGPITQTVTSGGQTVDLVSSPDNIAGLTVTLPLDVSHQLRYSSDIAKYQFQAEYLSMVSVSEQLIVDVKSAYYDLLRACGQMAVNQASVDDAKQSLDIVSDKFKEGTVAKYDVTSAEVNLDNLNQQLIASQNDVRVAQSSLNAVLGIDVNNPTQVAAIDVPVDTDSVNIPECVNQAYAKRPEIKSAQIQVTLSQTNVNLQKTGMRPSLSLSGGPSYDFNPSGTTTDKASWQAGLTLNVPLCDGGVTKAKVRQARAEVQNSLASLNKQKIAVAKEVRKAALDLQNAALRTKTTAHAVKLAEDALAIANDRYSSGVAVWVEVTNAQSDLAQARYNYVDAQFDYANALAQLQKATASQPELNQLQLLADKDQVKVKVKEAQS
- a CDS encoding TetR/AcrR family transcriptional regulator produces the protein MMSNKSGAQPDVKRRIMSAAEQLFADKGYDATSITDITESAGVGRALIYYYFKDKRDLYISIIKDGGEHIIRTAESAYDFNGNAFEKIRHFIEQFRQLHINRPNIGRLGMRAELEGSLVFDEHARENFNKISYILARIVEKGIERGEIRELNPQKAVHMINGLMHSLIMMYLHGDEDQNPEKDIDFAMDILAHGISNNC
- a CDS encoding AAA family ATPase; this encodes MAEQTKKSNRNAALDEIEVLVRARYPVIYVVSWEETRVEDSIAEIAAKREKKVFSWSVCRGIVPHGTSPQSQRNVDAKTCDPVVALNQVLDMMDPAIYVFKDFHPYLSDPAVIRKVREVALFLKNSYKTLILVSPTLRLPFELEKEISVIDFGLPGREDVTELLENTVDEVNKNAGLNVNLSDASKESLVNAAMGLTINEAENVFAKTLVKTGGLSDKDVPIILSEKEQIIRKSGMLEYYRASEEFGNVGGMEELKDWLRKRRSAFSSEARKFGLPSPKGALLIGVQGCGKSLCAKALASYWRVPLLRLDLGRVFSSLVGSSEENVRQAMRVAESVAPAILWMDEIEKAFAGTQSSSFSDAGTTSRVFGTFITWLQEKTAPVFVIATANNISQLPPELLRKGRFDEIFFVDLPDRTDRVEIFKIHIKKRGRNSETFDLPQLAEASDGFSGAEIEEAVSSALFDVFDKSQELSTDALLASIRATVPLYRTMKEDIEKLRDWARDRARPASATQSTGFISGRKIEL
- a CDS encoding radical SAM protein translates to MDNYKHIATGKRLPAFWQSAHRHISVERYAAVEELWHIHESALDYSIDSNHAGSTSLLDVKSEIASHMLESCNLCEHRCGANRQAGEVGICGIRRDSHYFFEQILWGEEPPLVPSHEVFFSGCNLRCKFCYSWQSLQHSDLGDCVVPEDFAKLISARHAEGSINLNLIGGEPTCHLPTILRTLQLLDTPVLIVWNSNFFMSNQTMRLLDGIVDLYLGDFKFGCNACAKDLGAVNGYVSIAKRNFKLAYESGDLIIRHLLLPGHIDCCLIPIAKWVSENLPGVPFNLMFQYTPYFGALDDPALCRSLLPDEEKRALEIVESYGLNTRSWKKPLYAACCNDRSIGKGEISTTVTIRPDGRVGILHLHSELLDVIRALECGGKHNGGTNQEIK
- a CDS encoding type IV pilus twitching motility protein PilT, yielding MELIDLLKIAVNKRASDLHLMVGVPPVLRINGEIIVANGDSLTPADTSRLLLDTLSEEKKQTLTKDLQLCYSMKIPEVGYFRVSIYFEQGELGASVRVGMTHIYSLEELNLPPVAAELTRKPSGLILITGPTGSGKTTTLNSMIDLINRDRRCKIIMVEDPIEYVHPNKRSIIVQQEVHTDTHSFSKALVHILRQDPDVIAVGEMRDLETIATALTAAETGHLVISTLHTPDASQTVDRIIDVFPPAQQTQVRMQMASSLEAVISQQLLPRVDKPGRILATEVMIANPAVRNIIRENKTQSLYNVIATSQSQNMQSMDSSLRDLYQQGIITYDTAATRAKVPAEMRSLKDRRAAVSTDGIG